The segment GATGGCCCAAGGCCCCGGCCCCGAGAAAGAACTGGGCAAGCTGGAAGCGTTGATCAACTCCATGACGCCCAAAGAGCGCCGCAAGCCCGATATTATCAACGGCTCGCGCAAACGCCGCATTGCCTTGGGTGCTGGTCTGCAAGTGCCTGACCTTAATCGTCTGCTCAAGCAGCATAAGCAGATGCAGAAAATGATGAAGAAGGCGGGCCAGAAGGGCGGTATGCAGAAAATGATGCGCGGCATGTCTGGCATGATGGGCGGCGGTGGCCCGGGCGGCCCCGGCGGAATGGGTGGCCCTGGTGGCATGGGCGGTATGGGTGGTCCAGGCGGATTGCCCCGGCGCTAAGGCACCCCTAGTAAAGTGCTGATGCGCTTGGTGAGGTTGACGGCCTATCAGTTTTCTGGCTGTCAGGCTTTCCAAGCCGAGCGCATTTGCGTAGAATGCGGCCTCTTCATGCGTGGGTGTTGCGTAAAAGCGCGTTAATCGCGGTGGCGGCGCCTACTCAATGAAGGCCTTTATAAGCATGTAGCACGACGAGTGTTCCGATAGCGGTAAGCGCTATAAACACACTCTCGTAACCTCAACCGAAGGATAGTTATCGTATGGTTACCATTCGTTTGGCCCGTGGTGGCGCCAAGAAGCGTCCCTTTTACCACCTGACCGTTACCGACTCGCGTAACGCTCGCGACGGTCGTTTCATCGAGCGTGTCGGCTTCTTCAACCCGGTTGCCCGTGGTCAAGAAGAGCGTCTGCGCGTTGATCTAGACCGCGTTGTTCACTGGCAGAGCCAAGGCGCCCAGCTGTCTGGTCGTGTTGCTGAGCTGGTAAAAGAAGCACACAAACAGGCCTAAAAGCCTGCTTTTGAGTCTTGTTGTCTAAGACTTGTTGTGTGAGAAAGAAAGTGAGTGCTGGGTAGCCGAGGTCGTCGATGACGCGTTTTGAAATAAGCCAAACTGACGACACGCATGTGGTGCTAGGCAAGCTGACTAGCCCTTATGGGGTGAAAGGTTGGCTCAAGGTGTACTCCTACACTAGCCCAATGGACAGCATTCTTGAGTACCCGGAATGGTGGGTGCGCCAAGGTGAAACCCTGAAGCGCATTAGCATTGTTCAGGGACGTCGGCAGGGCAAAGGATTAGTGGTGCAGCTTGAAGGGGTCGATGACCGTAGTGCGGCGGAAGCATTAGCCCAGACGGACATTTTGATGCCCAAAGAGGCGCTGCCCGAGCTTTCCGACGATGAGTATTATTGGCATGAGCTTGAAGGCATGGCGGTCTTCACTCAGGCCGGCGAACGGCTAGGACGGGTAAGCTACCTGTTTGAAACCGGCGCCAACGATGTCATGGTGGTTCGCGGCGATTCTGAGTCAATCGACAAGCGCGAGCGACTGCTGCCATTTTTGCCAGACGACGTCATTATCGAAATCAGTTCCCAAGAGGGCCGCATGGTCGTCGACTGGGATCCTGAGTTTTGACCAAACTTATGAACAGTTTGAGTAATGATGCATCTACCGACTCACCAGAGCCGGATAGTGGCAACGCGCCGGAAACGGAGAGCGAAGCAGCAGCGCCTGCCATGTGGATTGGAGTAGTCTCGTTGTTTCCCGAGATGTTCGACGCGCTAACGCAACAAGGCGTGATCGGCAGAGCGGTAGAGAAACAGCGTATCGCGCTGGAGTTTTGGAATCCGCGGGATTACGCCACTGACCGCCACCGCAGCGTCGATGACCGCCCCTATGGCGGTGGTCCAGGCATGTTGATGAAAGTCGACACCCTGCGCGCAGCGATCTTTGCAGCCCGGGAACGGGCGCAGAAAGCCACCGGCTTAGTGCCGACGGTGATCTACCTCTCGCCCCAGGGGCGTAAGCTGGATCAGCAGGGCGTTCAAGCACTGGCTTCCGCCGGGCCTTTAGTGGTCGTGGCAGGACGCTATGAAGGCATTGATGAACGCGTGGTGGAGAGTGACATCGATGAAGAGTGGTCGATTGGCGACTATGTGTTGAGCGGCGGTGAGCTGCCAGCAATGGTGCTAATCGATGCAGCGGCAAGGCTGATTCCCGGCGTGCTGGGCCATCAGGACTCCGCTGTCGAAGACTCGTTTAATGACGGTCTGTTAGACTGCCCGCACTATACCCGTCCAGAAGTTATTGACGGGCGCCAAGTGCCAGATGTGCTGTTAAGCGGTAATCATGCAGCCATCAAGCGCTGGCGGTTAAAGCAGTCGCTAGGCCGTACATGGCAGCGTCGTCCGGATTTGTTGGAAGGGCGACCGTTAGACGCCGAACAGCGCAAGCTGTTGAACGAGTTTATCGAGGAACACGCTCTGTCCACTAAGTAGCTTGTTTTCAGCTAGATGGTTCAGCTACTTAGGCCAGAGCGGCGGTGCAGGGCGAAAAAGCGCACCTGTGTCACCCATAACGACTCCCGTGTAGCTCGTTTCGAGCGCCGGGATCACGGCTTCCGCCACCCATGATTGAGCGGTCAAGCCAACACGTTATTCAGGAGTATGATGATGAGCAGCAAAAGCAAAGTGATCCAGGCGATCGAATCTGAGCAAATGGGCAAGGAAATTCCTGCCTTTGCCCCCGGCGACACCATCGTCGTTCAGGTAAAAGTAAAAGAAGGTACTCGCGAGCGTCTGCAGGCGTTTGAAGGTGTGGTTATCGGTAAGCGTAACCGTGGCCTGAACTCCGCTTTCACCGTGCGTAAAATTTCTCACGGCGTTGGCGTAGAGCGTACTTTCCAGACCTACAGCCCGCTGGTTGACTCGATTGAAGTCAAGCGTCGCGGTGACGTGCGTCAAGCCAAGCTTTACTACCTGCGCGAGCGCAGTGGTCGTTCTGCACGTATCAAGGAAAAGCTGGCGTAAACGCCACTGTTCCTCAGGCGCACGCTGCTTTTTGATGCGCGTTGCGCCTGGATACCAAGACCCCGTCACCGCTTTGCGGGGCGGGGTTTTGTTTATGTCGCTCCATAAAAGCGGCTGGAGGTGACTAACGTATGAGCGTTATCGATGCATTTTTAGATGCTCTCTGGCTTGAGCAGGGCGCCAGCGATCATACGTTAGCCGCCTATCGGCGTGATTTAACCGCCTGGCAACGTCATCTGGAGAGCCACGGTGAAGCCCTCTTGGCGCCGCCGCCCGAGCGTCTAAGTGAGTGGCTGGCCAGCCGCCGAGAGGAAGGCTATCAACTGCGCAGCAATGCCCGGCTGCTGTCGACGCTGCGCAGCTTCTACCGCTGGGGGCGCCTTAATAACCAAGTAACGAGTGACCCGCTCACCGACATCAAGCTGCCGCGTGTCATACCCGGCTTGCCTAATACGTTGGAAGAGGACGAGGTAGAGCGCCTGCTGTTAGCGCCCGATACCGATACGCCGCTAGGCGTCCGTGACCGTGCCATGCTGGAGCTGCTTTACGCTTGCGGTTTGCGGGTGTCGGAGCTGGTTGGGCTCACCGGCGATGCGGTCAACCTGCGCCAAAACGTGGTGCGGGTGCGCGGTAAAGGCGATAAAGACCGCCTGGTACCCATGGGTGAAGAGGCGGCAGATTGGCTGGCGCACTATATGCAGACCGCACGGCTGGCGCTGATGAGCGACCCAACACGCCCGGCGCTGTTTCCCGGGCGGGGCGACAAAGCCATGACCCGGCAAACGTTTTGGCACCGGATTAAGGTGCATGCAATAACGGCAGGGATTACCCGCCCACTGTCGCCACATACGCTTCGCCATGCATTTGCCACCCATTTATTGAATCATGGGGCCAATTTGCGGGTCGTACAGCTGCTGCTAGGTCATAGTGATCTATCGACGACCCAAATTTATACCCATGTAGCCCAGGCCCGCCTGGAAAGCCTACATGCCGAACATCACCCACGAGGTTAAATTGAAGATGCGTCAACGCCGTTTTGTAACTCTACCTTTACTAACATCTTCCTCGATGCTGGCGTGTTTGCTAACTGCCAGCCTGTTACCTTCCGCTGCCCAGGCTGACGACGTGGCAGATCGACTGGCTGAATCACTGAGCGTCAATGGCCAATCGATGCCCGTGGAAGAGGTCACCGAAACACCGATGGGTGGCGTTTATCATGTTCGGTTGGAGAGCGGCGAATCGTTTTATACCAA is part of the Halomonas alkaliantarctica genome and harbors:
- the rimM gene encoding ribosome maturation factor RimM (Essential for efficient processing of 16S rRNA), whose amino-acid sequence is MTRFEISQTDDTHVVLGKLTSPYGVKGWLKVYSYTSPMDSILEYPEWWVRQGETLKRISIVQGRRQGKGLVVQLEGVDDRSAAEALAQTDILMPKEALPELSDDEYYWHELEGMAVFTQAGERLGRVSYLFETGANDVMVVRGDSESIDKRERLLPFLPDDVIIEISSQEGRMVVDWDPEF
- the trmD gene encoding tRNA (guanosine(37)-N1)-methyltransferase TrmD yields the protein MWIGVVSLFPEMFDALTQQGVIGRAVEKQRIALEFWNPRDYATDRHRSVDDRPYGGGPGMLMKVDTLRAAIFAARERAQKATGLVPTVIYLSPQGRKLDQQGVQALASAGPLVVVAGRYEGIDERVVESDIDEEWSIGDYVLSGGELPAMVLIDAAARLIPGVLGHQDSAVEDSFNDGLLDCPHYTRPEVIDGRQVPDVLLSGNHAAIKRWRLKQSLGRTWQRRPDLLEGRPLDAEQRKLLNEFIEEHALSTK
- the xerD gene encoding site-specific tyrosine recombinase XerD; its protein translation is MSVIDAFLDALWLEQGASDHTLAAYRRDLTAWQRHLESHGEALLAPPPERLSEWLASRREEGYQLRSNARLLSTLRSFYRWGRLNNQVTSDPLTDIKLPRVIPGLPNTLEEDEVERLLLAPDTDTPLGVRDRAMLELLYACGLRVSELVGLTGDAVNLRQNVVRVRGKGDKDRLVPMGEEAADWLAHYMQTARLALMSDPTRPALFPGRGDKAMTRQTFWHRIKVHAITAGITRPLSPHTLRHAFATHLLNHGANLRVVQLLLGHSDLSTTQIYTHVAQARLESLHAEHHPRG
- the rpsP gene encoding 30S ribosomal protein S16; protein product: MVTIRLARGGAKKRPFYHLTVTDSRNARDGRFIERVGFFNPVARGQEERLRVDLDRVVHWQSQGAQLSGRVAELVKEAHKQA
- the rplS gene encoding 50S ribosomal protein L19 — encoded protein: MSSKSKVIQAIESEQMGKEIPAFAPGDTIVVQVKVKEGTRERLQAFEGVVIGKRNRGLNSAFTVRKISHGVGVERTFQTYSPLVDSIEVKRRGDVRQAKLYYLRERSGRSARIKEKLA